A single Lolium perenne isolate Kyuss_39 chromosome 6, Kyuss_2.0, whole genome shotgun sequence DNA region contains:
- the LOC127306690 gene encoding protein DETOXIFICATION 49-like, protein MSSCSDAATAACRDGLTSSLLSKEELVLLVSVAEEQQPPVLTCKPPGRLAKAAKETWSLSLSVTFPTVPSMSAASAREEARSILGLAAPMILTGLLLYLRSMISMLFLGRLGGLALAGGSLAIGFANITGYSVLSGLAMGMEPICGQAFGAGHHQLLGVTMQRTVLLLLAAAVPIAGLWTHMRPLLLLCGQDVGIAAVAETYILASLPDLLLQALLHPIRIYLRTQSINLPLTVCAALAIALHLPTNYLLVSVLGYGVRGVAFASVLANLNFLLLLLGYILLNGVHRRTGSFFALSADSFRCWGELVRLALPSCVSVCLEWWWYEIMILLCGLLADPQATVASMGILIQTTSLIYIFPSSLGFGVSTRVSNELGADRPDRAGRAATVGLALGFAFGAAASAFAFLVRGSWSAMFTADPAIAALTASVLPILGACELGNCPQTAGCGVLRGSARPKDAASINLRSFYLVGTPVALVLAFWYHYDFKGLWLGLLAAQLTCMVRMLLVIGRTDWATEAKRAQQLTGAGVVTTAVLDAKPSIVIDVVIEQPNDRC, encoded by the coding sequence ATGTCGTCCTGCTCCGACGCTGCCACGGCGGCGTGCCGAGATGGCCTCACCTCCTCCTTGCTCTCCAAGGAGGAGCTTGTCCTACTCGTATCCGTGGCGGAGGAGCAGCAGCCGCCAGTGCTCACGTGCAAGCCGCCGGGCCGCCTTGCCAAGGCGGCCAAGGAAACCTGGTCTCTGTCTTTGTCCGTCACGTTTCCCACGGTCCCGTCCATGTCGGCCGCCTCGGCGCGGGAGGAGGCGCGGTCCATACTGGGGCTGGCGGCGCCGATGATCCTCACCGGCCTGCTGCTCTACCTCCGGTCCATGATCTCCATGCTCTTCCTCGGCCGCCTCGGGGGCCTGGCGCTCGCCGGCGGCTCCCTCGCCATCGGCTTCGCCAACATCACCGGCTACTCCGTACTCTCCGGCCTCGCCATGGGCATGGAGCCCATCTGCGGGCAGGCCTTCGGGGCGGGCCACCACCAGCTCCTCGGCGTCACCATGCAGCGCACCGTGCTGCTGCTCCTCGCGGCCGCCGTCCCCATCGCCGGGCTGTGGACGCACATGCGGCCGCTGCTGCTGCTCTGCGGCCAGGACGTTGGCATCGCGGCGGTCGCCGAGACCTACATTCTGGCCTCCCTCCCGGACCTCCTCCTCCAGGCGCTCCTTCACCCCATCCGCATCTACCTCCGAACGCAGTCCATCAACCTGCCGCTCACCGTCTGCGCCGCGCTCGCCATCGCGCTCCACCTGCCCACCAACTACCTGCTCGTCTCCGTCCTCGGCTACGGCGTCAGAGGGGTCGCGTTCGCCTCCGTGCTGGCCAACCTcaacttcctcctcctcctcctcggctacATCCTGCTCAACGGCGTGCACAGGCGCACCGGCAGCTTCTTCGCGCTCTCGGCCGACAGCTTCCGTTGCTGGGGTGAGCTCGTCCGCTTGGCGCTGCCAAGCTGCGTCAGCGTCTGCCTCGAGTGGTGGTGGTACGAGATCATGATCCTCCTCTGCGGCCTCCTCGCCGACCCGCAGGCCACCGTCGCGTCCATGGGCATCCTCATCCAGACCACCTCGCTCATCTACATCTTCCCTTCCTCGCTCGGCTTCGGCGTCTCCACCCGCGTCAGCAACGAGCTCGGCGCCGACCGCCCCGACCGCGCGGGCCGCGCTGCCACCGTGGGCCTCGCGCTCGGCTTCGCCTTCGGCGCCGCCGCGTCCGCGTTCGCGTTCCTCGTGAGGGGCTCCTGGTCCGCCATGTTCACGGCGGACCCGGCGATCGCCGCGCTCACCGCGTCCGTGCTGCCCATCCTCGGCGCCTGCGAGCTCGGCAACTGCCCGCAGACGGCCGGGTGCGGCGTGCTGCGTGGGAGCGCGCGGCCCAAGGACGCCGCCAGCATCAACCTCCGCTCCTTCTACCTCGTCGGCACGCCCGTCGCGCTCGTCCTCGCCTTTTGGTACCACTACGACTTCAAGGGCCTCTGGCTAGGCCTCCTCGCAGCTCAGCTCACCTGCATGGTGCGGATGCTGCTGGTGATCGGCCGGACGGATTGGGCCACGGAGGCCAAGCGCGCGCAGCAGCTCACTGGAGCAGGCGTGGTCACCACGGCGGTGCTGGACGCCAAACCGAGCATTGTGATCGACGTCGTCATCGAGCAACCAAACGATCGGTGCTGA